In Arachis hypogaea cultivar Tifrunner chromosome 17, arahy.Tifrunner.gnm2.J5K5, whole genome shotgun sequence, a single window of DNA contains:
- the LOC112764482 gene encoding small ribosomal subunit protein eS4z, whose protein sequence is MARGLKKHLKRLNAPKHWMLDKLGGAFAPKPSSGPHKSRECLPLILILRNRLKYALTYREVIAILMQRHVLVDNKVRTDKTYPAGFMDVVSIPKTNENFRLLYDTKGRFRLHSIRDEEAKFKLCKVRSVQFGQKGIPYLNTYDGRTIRYPDPLIRANDTIKLDLEENKIVDFIKFDVGNVVMVTGGRNRGRVGVIKNREKHKGSFETIHVQDAMGHEFATRMGNVFTIGKGSKPWVSLPKGKGIKLTIIEEARKRTAAQQAVTA, encoded by the exons ATG GCAAGGGGATTGAAGAAGCATTTGAAGAGGCTCAATGCCCCCAAGCATTGGATGCTTGACAAATTGGGTGGTGCTTTT GCACCTAAGCCCTCATCTGGACCACACAAGTCTAGGGAGTGCCTCCCACTGATACTCATCCTGAGAAACAGGTTGAAGTATGCCCTCACATACCGTGAAGTCATTGCTATTCTGATGCAGCGTCATGTGCTTGTTGATAACAAGGTCAGGACTGACAAGACATATCCAGCTGGTTTTATGG ATGTTGTATCAATTCCCAAGACAAATGAGAACTTTCGCCTTCTCTATGACACCAAGGGCCGATTCCGTCTCCATTCAATCCGGGATGAGGAGGCCAAG TTTAAGCTCTGTAAAGTTCGTTCAGTTCAATTTGGGCAAAAGGGTATCCCATACCTGAACACCTATGATGGTCGCACCATCCGCTATCCTGATCCTCTCATCAGGGCTAATGACACCATTAAGTTGGATCTTGAGGAAAACAAGATTGTTGATTTCATCAAATTCGATGTTGGGAATGTTGTTATGGTCACTGGTGGAAGGAACAGAGGGCGTGTTGGAGTGATCAAGAACAGGGAGAAGCATAAGGGAAGTTTTGAGACAATCCATGTTCAGGATGCCATGGGACATGAATTTGCAACCCGTATGGGCAATGTGTTCACCATTGGCAAGGGATCAAAGCCGTGGGTGTCACTTCCAAAGGGCAAGGGTATCAAGCTTACAATCATTGAGGAAGCTAGGAAAAGGACTGCCGCACAACAGGCCGTCACTGCTTAA
- the LOC112765129 gene encoding ferritin-4, chloroplastic: MILKAVTSSKLVLFAVGAGEGSHFGPPSSQLVSFRRRFTGNTGAVVVCATKGASSSGNRTLTGVVFEPFEEVKKELELVPNVPQVSLARHKYVDESEAVVNEQINVEYNVSYVYHAMFAYFDRDNVALRGLAKFFKESSDEEREHAEKLMKYQNKRGGRVKLQPIVMPLSEFDHEEKGDALHAMELALSLEKLVNEKLLHLHSVASKNNDVQLADFVETEYLGEQVGAIKRIAEYVAQLRRVGKGHGVWHFDQMLLHEGGAA; the protein is encoded by the exons atgaTTCTCAAAGCAGTTACTTCTTCTAAGCTCGTTCTCTTCGCCGTTGGTGCCGGCGAAGGCTCGCATTTCGGTCCGCCGTCGAGTCAGTTGGTTTCCTTCCGCCGCCGATTCACCGGAAACACCGGTGCCGTTGTGGTTTGCGCCACGAAAGGCGCATCCAGCAGCGGCAACAGAACCCTAACTGGAGTGGTTTTCGAACCGTTCGAAGAGGTGAAGAAGGAGCTCGAGCTAGTTCCAAATGTTCCTCAAGTCTCTTTAGCTCGCCACAAGTACGTTGATGAATCTGAAGCTGTGGTTAACGAGCAAATCAA TGTGGAGTACAACGTATCATACGTTTATCATGCAATGTTTGCGTACTTCGACAGGGATAATGTCGCGCTCAGGGGTCTTGCTAA GTTTTTCAAGGAATCGAGTGACGAGGAAAGAGAGCATGCTGAGAAATTGATGAAATATCAG AACAAAAGGGGTGGAAGGGTGAAGTTGCAGCCTATAGTGATGCCGCTTTCTGAGTTTGATCATGAAGAGAAGGGAGATGCACTCCATG CAATGGAACTCGCTCTGTCGTTGGAGAAGCTTGTGAATGAGAAGCTCCTTCACTTGCACAGT GTTGCCTCCAAGAACAATGATGTTCAGTTGGCAGATTTCGTGGAAACTGAGTATTTGGGTGAACAG GTGGGAGCCATCAAAAGAATTGCTGAGTATGTCGCTCAGCTCAGAAGAGTTGGGAAAGGACATG GTGTGTGGCACTTTGATCAGATGCTTCTCCACGAGGGAGGAGCTGCATGA